The uncultured Cohaesibacter sp. genomic sequence TCGGCTTGGCTGATAAGTCCGTTTCATGGGCTTTATACCGCTTTCGCGGCCCCTTATTTGATTTTCTCAAATCCTACCAGAGCGGTAAAAATAAGCGCCTCCAGAGAGACGCCTTCCGCTATCCTGATACACTTGGTGAGGCTTATACGGAGATGAGGGCTTTGAGTCAATCGTCCGCAAAGAAAAAACGCCTATTCTTGACCATGTTACCCGCAACAAGGCCCTCTAAAGGTCAAAAGCCCCCTATCAATCACAAAATGAGGCTCTGCGGTCACACCCCCGTGAGCATCCCATGATTGGCGATCAAAAGACGGTGAGAGGCCTCCCAAGGCACAGTTTTGCGTTTATATACGACTTATCAGGCATTTCACCGAGAGGGCAACTCCTCCATTATTTCCCCGTCATGAGGCCATTGTTGATGACCGATCAGACCAACCAAATTTGTCAGGATAGCGCCGTGACAGTCTTTATGAAAAAATGGCTCCCGCTGTTGCTGTTGCTGGCTTTGGCCCTCTTTGGCTTTCTTCAGGGATGGCATCATTATTTCACTCTGGAAGCGCTGGTCGAGAATCGCAGCCGTTTGTCTGGCTATGTGACAGATCACTACGGCCTGACGCTTTTGACCTATGGCATGCTTTATACGCTGGCGGTGGCCATATCCTTTCCCGGAGCCAGTTTTCTCACCATTGCAGGCGGGCTGTTGTTTGGCTGGGCTATCGGCGGCCTTGTCACCGTGCTCGCCGCCACGATGGGCGCGGGAATTGTATTTCTGGCGGCGCGATCAGCCCTTGGCTCCTCTTTGCGCGCGCGCGCTGGCAGCTTCGCTGAGCGCTTTGCCGAGGGCTTCCGCGAAGATGCCTTCAGCTACATGCTGTTTTTACGCCTTGTACCGCTCTTTCCCTTCTGGCTTGTCAATATCGTGCCTGCCCTGTTTCAGATGCGGTTCGGTCCTTATATCGTGGCAACGCTTGTTGGCATCTTTCCGGGCACCTTTGCCTATGCACTGGTCGGGTCGGGGCTGGACAGCGTGATTGCAGCGCAGCTGGCAAGCAATCCCGGATGCCTTGACGATCCAAACTGTACGCTCACGTTGGACACCGGCTCGGTCATCACGGGCGAACTGATCGCCGCTTTTGTGGCCATGGGGGTTGTTTCCCTCATCCCCCCTGTCCTCAAGGCCTTCAGAAAACGACGAAATGCAGCCAAATATGGTTGAGCATAGCGATCCCTCACTTCACAATAGCAATCAAGACAACAATTTTCAGGGCAGATCATGGGCGAACAAATCAAGGCAGACATCTGCGTTATAGGCGCGGGCTCTGGCGGTCTGACGGTTGCAGCAGCCGCTGCGGCCTTTGGCGAGCAAGTGGTATTGCTGGAAAAGGGTCAGATGGGGGGCGATTGCCTCAATACCGGCTGTGTTCCCTCCAAGGCCCTGATTGCGTCCGCGCACCATGCCGACAGCATGCGCAAGGCAAATCTGTTTGGCATCAGTTCGATCGAGCCGCGCGTCGATTTTCAGGCCGTTCATGACCATATCCATTCGGTGATCGGAGCCATTGCGCCAAACGATTCCGTAGAGCGCTTTGAAGGCCTTGGCGTGCGTGTCATCCAGCAGGCAGGTCACTTCTCGGATCTCCGAACGGTTGTCACCGCAGATGGCATGTATGAGATCAAGGCCCGCGCTTTTGTCATCGCCACAGGGTCGTCTGCCGCGATCCCACCCATTGAGGGCATGGACCGCGTCTCCTATTTGACAAATGAAACCATCTTCTCGCTCACTGAAAGACCCAAGCATCTGGTCATCATCGGTGGAGGCCCGATCGGGGTGGAGCTGGCCCAGGCTCACCGCCGCCTTGGTGCCGAGGTTACCATATTGGAAGCCTATGGCATCCTCTCCAGAGAAGACCCGGAGCTGTCTTGCGTGGTGATTGATCAACTCAAGCGCGAAGGCATCACCCTGAATGAAGGGGTGACAATCGAGCGTATCGAGCCAGCAGAAGACAGGGAAGCGACACCCCATGGTGGGACAATCCATTTTTCCCGCTCTTCAGAAGCTGGGGCCAAGAGCGGCTCCGATTTTGTCGAGGCGACGCATATCCTGGTCGCAACAGGCAGACGCGCCAATGTGACAGGCCTCGGTCTGGAAGCAGCAGGCATCCGCCATGATGAGCGGGGAATTCAGGTCAAGCCCACCATGAAGACCAGCAACCGGCGGGTCTATGCCATCGGCGATGTGGCGGGGGGCATGCAATTCACCCATGTGGCGGGCTATCATGCCGGTCTTGTGGTGCGCAACATCCTCTTCAAGCTTGGTGCGAAGGAAAATCCACACATCGTGCCACGCGTTACCTTCACAGCGCCTGAATTGGCCCATGTGGGCTATGGTGAAAAGGAAGCGCGACAGAAATTCCGTCAGGTACGGGTTTTGCGCTGGCCCTTCGCAGAGAATGACCGCGCACAGACCGAGCGGGAAACGGCCGGCTTCATCAAGGTCATCACGAACAAGAAGGGCGTGGTGCTCGGGGCCTCCGTGGTGGGCAAGAATGCAGGCGAGATCATCAATATGTGGTCTCTGATTGTTTCCCAGAAGATGAATATCAAAGCCATTACTGGCTATGTCTCACCCTACCCGACCCTCTCGGAGGTCGGCCGCCGGGCCGCCATCAGCGCCTATGCCGATCTTCCATCCAAACCGGGCATTCGCAAGATCATCTCCTTGCTTAAATTTCTTGGATAGGGGATGCACTTTCAGGCAATTCGCGGTAAGACAGGTCTCGTTTGACGACTTCATATGAGTGGACCAAGGGATATGTCTAATCGCATCTTCATCAAGGAAGGCCTGAGCCTTGACGCGGACGAGCTGCAAGAGCGCTTCATTCGTGCTTCCGGTCCGGGCGGGCAGAATGTCAACAAGGTATCCACTGCGGTTGAATTGCGGTTTGATGTGCGCCGGTCCCCGTCCCTGCCACCCTATATCAAGGCCAACCTGCGCCGACAGGCAGCCCATTTGATGACACAGGATGGCGAGCTGGTGATGCAGGTGCAAACCCACCGCACACAGGCCCGAAATCGTGAGGAAGCCGTCGAACGCCTTGTCTCTCTCATTGAAAAGGCCGCCTATCGGCCCAAGAGACGCATCGCAACCAAACCCTCCAAAGCCAGCAAGAAGCGGCGAATGGACAGCAAGACCAAGCGCGGCGCAATCAAAAAGCTGCGTTCATCAAAAAATTACGACTGACTGCAGATTGCCGACCTTACCACCTCTTAGGCCACCAGTGATGGCGTGGAAACCCTATACCCCAGCGCCTCGGCAATTTCTTCACTGCCCGGTTGATCCCGACCAGCCAGATCGGCCAGCGTTCGGGCCAGTTTCAAGACACGATGATAGCCACGCGCTGAAAGCGCCATGGTCTGGGCCGCATGGGCCAAAAGGGTGCGCGCTTCGCCACTCGGCTCGCAAATGCGCTCAATCATGCTGGCTGGGCATTGCGCATTGGTGATGACTGTCTCAAGCCCCATTGCAGCAAAGCGTTCTTTCTGCAGCTTGCGAGCGTGTCCCACGCGGGCTCCGACTTCAGCCGAGCCTTCTTTGGAGGGCGGCAGCATGAGATCGGTCGCAGATACGGCAGGCACCTCCACGCGCAAGTCGAAGCGATCCATCAGGGGGCCGGAAATGCGGGCCTGATAATCAGCAGCGCAACGTGGGCCGCGCTTGCAGACATATCCCGGCTCACCGGCATGGCCACAGCGGCAGGGATTCATTGCGGCGATCAGCTGGAACCGTGCCGGATAGGTAACCCTGTGGTTGGCGCGGGCAATCACCGCTTCACCGCTCTCAATCGGCTGTCGCAAGCTATCGAGCACCTGCGGGGAAAATTCGGGCAACTCATCCAAAAACAGAATGCCATTATGAGCCAGTGCCACCTCTCCGGGTTTGGCGCGCATGCCACCCCCGATCATCGCCGCCATGGAGGCCGAATGATGCGGATTTCGAAACGGGCGCGCAACGGACAGCTGGCCATTGGGTAGCAGCCCGGCGATGGAATGGATCATCGAAACATCCAGCAGCTCTGCTGGCGCAAGAGGCGGCAGAATGGTTGGAAGACGCGCTGCCAACATGGACTTGCCCGACCCGGGAGGTCCGACCATCAGCATATTATGGCCACCTGCAGCGGTAACTTCGAGCGCCCGCTTGGCCACCTCCTGCCCCTTGATATCAGACAGGTCAATCAAGGATGCATTGGGATCACGGATCGAAGCGCGCGGGCGCGAGAGAACCTGACTGCCCTTGAAATGATTGGCCAGCGAGATGAGGCTATCGGGGGCCAGGATATCCATATCCGGATCGGCCCACGCCGCTTCCGGCCCACAGTCAAACGGACAAATAAGCCCCCGCTCCTCACCATTGGCAGCAATGGCTGCGGGCAATACCCCTACAACGGGAGCCAATCGGCCATCCAGCGCCAGCTCCCCCAGCACTGTATAGGCATCCAGACTGTCGGCAGGAACAGCGCCGATGGCCGCCATCAGCCCAAGAGCGATTGGCAGATCAAAATGGCTGCCTTCCTTGGGCAAATCTGCCGGAGCGAGATTGATGGTGATACGCTTGGGCGGCAGCGACAGGCCAGAGGCTGAAAGCGCTGCCCGCACACGCTCGCGGCTTTCCGCCACAGCCTTGTCAGGCAGGCCGACAATAGTGAAGGCTGGCAAGCCCGAAGCCACATGCACCTGCACGTCAACGGGAGTGGCAGCTATGCCCTGAAAGGACACCGTTTGAACATGGGAAACCATGGCGGACTCTGGATAGCGAAAAGAACAAAACCATTTCTGCGTGATGAAGAGATTTTAACAACCATATGATGTTTCAAGTTGTGCTTCAAGAACAATATGTGAACACATTTTTGCCCTACACAGCCTCTATGGAAAGGTCAAACCCTACTTAAATCGGCAGGATGTGACGTGAACGCAGACGAGATCCAATTTTGTTATCATGAGAGCCCGATTGGCCCCTTGCTTCTCAGCGGTATTGAAGACTGTTTGTATGCGCTCTCCTTTCCCGTCGATGGAGAGGGACTCCCAGCCGACAGCATGTGGCGTGAAAATCCTGCCAGCTTCGCGAATGCGCGCCGTGAGCTTGACGCCTATTTCGAAAAGAAGCTTGAGCGTTTCACCATATCCTATCTGCTCAGAGGGTCGCAGTTCCAGCTATCTGTCTGGCGTGCCCTTTCCTCCATTCCCTATGGTTCTTTTGTCAGCTATGGGGAGATTGCCAAGCGGGTCGGCAAGCCAAAAGGCGCCCAGGCCGTCGGTATGGCCAACCATGCCAATCCCTTGCCGATCATCATCCCCTGTCATCGAGTGATTGGAGCGGACGGTTCCATGGTTGGTTTCGGAGGCGGGATAGATTTAAAGCGCTGGCTTTTGACCCATGAAGGGATCACCCTTGGACAGACGACTAGCAGCCCCGGACAGCTTGGCTTTGCGTTTTGACCCCTTAGACCGTTGTCCATTCAAAGCCAGCGGCGGGTTTGCGCACAATAGTCGGTATAGATTTCGCCAAATTCAGCCTTGAGATAAGCCTCCTCGCGCGGAATGACGAAGCGATCAAGATAGAAAAACATGACAAGCGTGGCGAACAGGAATGGAACGCTGTCAAACAATATGATCCCTGCAAATAGCATCACCACAAAGCCCACATACATGGGATTGCGGCTGAATCGGAAGGCGCCGTCGCTCACCAGAGTTGAAGCGGCAACGGCTGTATTGGCGCTGGTTCCGATCAGATGAAAATGCACAAAGCCCCAGCCCATGAAAGCAAAGCCTGCCGCACCTATTAGAAAGCCGCAAACAACAAGAGCAAAAATGGGAATGCCCAGGGCAGAGAGCGGACCGACAGAATGGAAATAGACCCATTCCAGTGCCAACGCGCCAACGCCACACAAAACAAAGATCAGCGGCGGAATGGCAATGCGGATGCCCGGAGATGTTGGCTTGTTCGTTTCGGCATGCATGATCGTGGGCTCTTTCCCTTGTCTTGAAGCACTTCCCCGCAAAGAGTGAGAGGACGTCTCCTGTCGGTCACCAAAGAATGACCCGTCACAGACAGCCCAAAACCGGACATGGCAAAGGGCTAATCTTCCAGTAGATATTCATAGCGCTGATCTGTGAGAGTCTTCAAGAAGGCGACCAGCGCCTTGATCCGTCGCTCATCGAGCGCTGGACCATCGGTCAGCTTTTCCATATCGATTGTCCCGGCCACTTCCGGTTCGCCCCAAGGCTCATTGGTTTCCGGATTGATCGAGGCACTTTCTGCCCGTGAGTTATATTTATTATAGAAGCGGATCACCGTTTCAAGATCGTTGAACACCCCGTTATGCATGTAAGGTCCGGTTACGGCCACATTGCGCAAGGTGCTGGTCTTGTAGGTGCCATCCCATTTCTTGTCCGTCACATGGGGATTGTTTTCCAAAAGACCATGATCGACGAAATCGGCTTTCGATCCGTTGGCTGCCCGCAGAGCCTTATGCGCAGGCACGCCGATGTTGAAATATTGGTAGTTGGTGAAGGTTTCCTTCTCCATACCGGGCCTTGGACGCAACTGATGGCACTGGTTGCAATTGGTAAATTGTTGGGAGAAGAACAAGGTCCGCCCCAATTCCTCTTCGCGGGTAAATTCGGCTTCCCCGCGCAAATAGCGATCATATTTGGAATCAAACGGGCTGAAAAATTCCGTACGCTCGAAAGCGGCGATGGCCTCCGTCATGGCCCGGTAGGCCCGCTCTGGGTCTTTGAATATGCCATCGCCATATAGCAGCTTGAAGCCGTTGACATATTCCTCATTTTCCTTGAGCCGGGCGACAACAGAAGCCTTGTCCGGCATGCCCATTTCTATGGGGTTAAGCGGCGGTCCCCCCGCCTGCCCTTCCAGATCCGGCTCTCGCCCATCGTGAAACTGGCCACCGACATAGAGGCCCTCTTCATTGAGATGGAATTTCGGACTGAAGGCGGCATAACTCGCTGTCGGGGCATTGCGATCTCCAACCGATTGATCATCATCGCCCAGAGACGCCGCTCGTCCAGCAAGCCCATCAAGACCATTGGGGCGCGGATCGGCAAACCCCACATCCGGTGAATGACAGGTCGCGCAGGCCTGATTGCGATTTCTGGATAGATTTTCGTCAAAAAACAGCGCCGCGCCAAGGCCTTCCAGCGTTGCCTTGTCATCAGGCAAGGTCGGTAGCTCTTCGGCAACGGCCATCGTAGCCGCAAGGGTAGATACCGAGACGCACAGGGCCATCACCCGCAGCTTTTCCAGTCGGGACATACTATCCTCATTCAAAGCATAGCGGCTGGCTGGTCACACCAGACGCAAGACAAATGCGGTCCTTCTAGTCTCTAGACGTAGATACACATATGTCCTGCAACTGGTCAAGCTTTGTCAAAAAGGCTCCAGAACTGGAACCCTTTTATCAAGCGCGTTTGGCTTCGATTGCGTCCCAAACCATGGCGGCAACATCGATGCCTGAGAGATTCTGGATGGACCGGATGCCCGTCGGAGAGGTCACGTTGATTTCGGTGAGATAGCCACCGATCACATCGATGCCGACCAGAATGAAGCCCATTTCCTTGAGTGCAGGCCCGATTCGGTCACAGATTTCCTTTTCGCGATCCGTCAGCTCCGTTTTGGCTGCGGCCCCACCACGCACCATGTTGGAGCGCAGATCGTCATCGGCCGGAATACGATTGACCGCGCCCGCGGCTTTGCCATCGACCAGAAGAATGCGTTTGTCGCCGGCCTTCACGTCAGGCAGGAATTTCTGAGCAACCCATGGCTCACGGAAAATGTCGCCAAACAGCGCCACCAGAGACCCGAAATTCTGATCTTCTTTGCCCAGACGGAAAACCGCCGCACCGCCATGGCCATAAAGCGGCTTCATCACGATGTCGCCATGCTTTTCCTTGAAGGCGCGCAATTCATCTTCCGAGCGGGTGATGATGGTTGGCGGCATCAGGTCGGGAAACTGGGTGACAAAAATCTTCTCGGGCGCATTGCGCACATTGGCCGGATCGTTGACCACCAATGTTTTGGGATGAATCCGCTCCAGCATATGGGTGGCGGAAATATAGTTCAGGTCAAATGGCGGATCCTGACGCATGTGAATGACGTCAAACTCGGCCAGATTGGTGCGCACGGCATCCCCGAGGGTGAAGTGGCTTCCTGCTTCGTCCCGCACTTCAACCGGCTCGACCGCGGCAAAGACCTCGCCATTTTCCATGGCCATGCTATCGACCGTGTAGTGGAAGATCTCATACCCGCGCTTCTGCGCTTCCAGCATCATGGCAAAGGTGGAATCCCCTGCAATGTTAATGCCCTTGATGTGATCCATTTGAAACGCGACTTTGAGTGTGCGCGACTGAGCCATGACGGATGCTCCGGCTTGAGAATATCGGGATGGTCCGGAGCGTTGGTCCGGAAGAAAGTGTCAGATCCTATATGTCCGCTTTGAAAGGATATTTCAAGGTGCCGTTTGGCTGGACCACCGACTATGAGCAGACATCCCTCAAAAGGCCTCGAATGCCGCTTCCAGATGAGACCAGCGAGGCACGGGGCCAGACCCTTTGGCAAAGGCCATGATGTCGAACCGATAGCTGCCGACGCTTTGGTCTTCAAACTGCGCAATATAGGCACTGGCAGCGGCCACAATACGGCTCTGATTGCGGGGGGTTATGGCGTAAAGCGCGTCATCCAAACGGTCACGGTATTTGACTTCGAGAAAGACGATGAGGTCATCCTTTCTGCAAATGAGATCGATCTCGCCGCCTTGCGCCTTGTAGCGTCGTTTGATGATCTCATAGCCCTTGGCCCGCATGATCCAGCCTGCCCAGCGCTCAACACGCACGCCCCGCTCATAGCTTTCCTTGCGGTGTTGGGCCTTCCCGGCTTTTCGTTTGGGTCTTAAGGGCTGCAAACCTGTCATCGGCCTATGCCTTGTCTTTATCAGCCATAGCGTCTTTCAGGCTTTGGGCGCGCTTGTAGATGTCGTTTTTCTTAGCGCCAACCTTCTGGGCGATCTCACCGGAGAGCGCTTTGATATGATGGCCCTCGCTCAGACCGTTGATGATCATTGCATCGATATCGCCATCGTCGGGTGCTTTTTCTTCTGCCGGGCCCAGCAGAACCACGGCCTCTCCCCTTGGTGCGTCGGCAGTGACATAATGCTCGGCCAGGTCGCCGAGCGTGCCGCGATGGAATTCTTCAAATTTCTTGGTAAGCTCTCGTGCGATAACCACTTGCCGCCCAGCGCCCAGATGCTCCGCCATAGCAGGCAGAACCGCGCCAAGGCGGCGAGGGCTTTCATAAAAGACCAGCGTGCCGGGGATATTCTTGAGATCCGCGAGCTTACGACTTCTGGCGCCAGCCTTCTGGGGCAGAAAACCGGCAAAATGGATTTGATCCGTGGGAAGCCCGCTGGCAACCAGCGCTGAAAGCATGGCCGACGCGCCGGGGATGGGCACCACATTGTGTCCTGCATCGAGCATATCAGCCACAAGTTTGTATCCGGGGTCCGAAAGCAACGGCGTACCCGCATCGGAAATCAGCGCCACCGCTTTTCCCTCTTCGAGCGCATTGAGCAAATAGGGGCGCTGCTTGTCTGCATTATGCTCATGATAGGTGATAAGGCGGGTATGAATGCCATAATGGGTCAGCAGCTTTCGCGAAACGCGGGTGTCTTCGCAGGCGATGATATCGCATCCGGCCAGTGTCTCCAGCGCACGCACTGTCATGTCCTTCAAATTCCCGATCGGAGTGGCCACGATATAGAGCGCAGAAGCAAGGCTCGGAGCCCGTTGCTTGGCACCAAGCAGAATGAAATCCCTGCGGGCAGTGTCGCCAGCGCCTTGTAGCTCTTCTTTGAGAACGGCAAGCGATGATCCGTCAGCGTCATCTGCATGGGCGTTTTTGTCTGTTTCGTTCATCTCTTCCGCTTTCCTGTTGGCCTATCGGTGGGTTTATACCGGTACCACCGAGCCGCAAAGCCCCTGTTGCTGCGTTTCAGCATGTCACACCACAGCCTGCCTGTCGTGTGAATTGCCGGGGTGATTCGCGACAAATAGGCCACAGTTTCATTGAAATATCACACATTTCCGTGTCCGCTCTCCAAGGCGCTTGTTATCAAACCATAATTCTGACAAATCAAGGAATCAAACAAGCTTCGTTGTTGGGATGATTTTGAGAGTTGCATTCGTGCATAGATAGCTCTTTACGGACCCCTTCGAATGTGCTGCCATAGGCCCATTCAGCTCCACCATTCAAACGATGCAAATCAATACGGACATGTGGTCTGATTTGGAGGCCAGAAATTGATAGGTTTTTTTCGCTCGTCACCTGACGCTCAACCGCTCCTGCACAGGCTGATCCGTCACACAATTTCCGGCGCCGTGATTGGCGCTGCGTCGCTGCTTGCTGCCTGTAATCCGACAACGCTTTCGGGCCCCGGATTCGGAACCGGCACCAACCAGCCATTGACCATTGCCGAGCCAACAGGCGAAGTGCTTGGGTCTGGCTCCGTGCGTGTGGCGCTGCTGACGCCTTCCTCAGCGCAGGGCGTGTTCGGACAAACAGGCCAGGCGCTCAGAAATGCGGCTGCCATGGCACTGCAGGACTACAGCTCTGCCGATTTGCAGGTGATCGTGAAGGATGTTGGCCAAAACACCAGTGGCGCGTCCCAGCAGGCCAGCCAGGCCCTGGCTGAAGGTGCTCAGCTGGTCATCGGACCGCTGCGCTCTGATGCGGTCAAAAGGGCAGGCATGGTGCTCAAGCCAGCCGGGGTCCCGATGATTGCCTTCACAACAGACACCGGCGCTGCCGCTCAAGGGGTCTATCTCATCAATTTCACACCTGAAAATGATGTCGAGCGCATTATTTCCTATGCGGCATCTCGGGGAAAACGCAGCATCGCTGCCATGGTCCCCCAGACACCTTACGGAAATATCGTCGAAGCTTCGCTGCGCCAGAATGCCGCCCGCCACGGCATGCGCGTCATGACCATCGAGAATTACAAATCGGGCAGCAAACCTGATCCATTCGGTTTGCAGAAGGCCGCTGAACAGATTGCCAAGGTCAAGGATCAAATCGACACGATCTTTATTCCCGAAGGGGATGCAGCGGTTTCCGCAACCCAGCTTCTTGCCGGGCAGGGGGTTCGCAACAAGTCCGTTACCTTCCTTGGCACCGGCCAGTGGGATCAACCAGCCATTGCGCGTGAACCCATGTTGACGGGTGCCTGGTATCCTGCCGCTCCAAAGGTCTTGCGCAATCTTGATGGTCGCACCATCGGGTTTGAGAGCTTTGCCAACCGCTATGCCGCCCAATTCGGTTCACAGCCTCCGCGCGTGGCCTCATTGGCGTATGACAGCGTCATTCTGGCAGCCGCTCTTGTGGCCCAGTCTGGTGACCGTCGCTTCTCACCGCAGACCCTGACCGATCCGAATGGCTTCATCGGCTTTGGTGATGGCTTCTTC encodes the following:
- a CDS encoding isoprenylcysteine carboxylmethyltransferase family protein → MHAETNKPTSPGIRIAIPPLIFVLCGVGALALEWVYFHSVGPLSALGIPIFALVVCGFLIGAAGFAFMGWGFVHFHLIGTSANTAVAASTLVSDGAFRFSRNPMYVGFVVMLFAGIILFDSVPFLFATLVMFFYLDRFVIPREEAYLKAEFGEIYTDYCAQTRRWL
- a CDS encoding TVP38/TMEM64 family protein, which gives rise to MTDQTNQICQDSAVTVFMKKWLPLLLLLALALFGFLQGWHHYFTLEALVENRSRLSGYVTDHYGLTLLTYGMLYTLAVAISFPGASFLTIAGGLLFGWAIGGLVTVLAATMGAGIVFLAARSALGSSLRARAGSFAERFAEGFREDAFSYMLFLRLVPLFPFWLVNIVPALFQMRFGPYIVATLVGIFPGTFAYALVGSGLDSVIAAQLASNPGCLDDPNCTLTLDTGSVITGELIAAFVAMGVVSLIPPVLKAFRKRRNAAKYG
- a CDS encoding cytochrome c peroxidase, which produces MSRLEKLRVMALCVSVSTLAATMAVAEELPTLPDDKATLEGLGAALFFDENLSRNRNQACATCHSPDVGFADPRPNGLDGLAGRAASLGDDDQSVGDRNAPTASYAAFSPKFHLNEEGLYVGGQFHDGREPDLEGQAGGPPLNPIEMGMPDKASVVARLKENEEYVNGFKLLYGDGIFKDPERAYRAMTEAIAAFERTEFFSPFDSKYDRYLRGEAEFTREEELGRTLFFSQQFTNCNQCHQLRPRPGMEKETFTNYQYFNIGVPAHKALRAANGSKADFVDHGLLENNPHVTDKKWDGTYKTSTLRNVAVTGPYMHNGVFNDLETVIRFYNKYNSRAESASINPETNEPWGEPEVAGTIDMEKLTDGPALDERRIKALVAFLKTLTDQRYEYLLED
- a CDS encoding methylated-DNA--[protein]-cysteine S-methyltransferase, with the translated sequence MNADEIQFCYHESPIGPLLLSGIEDCLYALSFPVDGEGLPADSMWRENPASFANARRELDAYFEKKLERFTISYLLRGSQFQLSVWRALSSIPYGSFVSYGEIAKRVGKPKGAQAVGMANHANPLPIIIPCHRVIGADGSMVGFGGGIDLKRWLLTHEGITLGQTTSSPGQLGFAF
- the arfB gene encoding alternative ribosome rescue aminoacyl-tRNA hydrolase ArfB, whose translation is MSNRIFIKEGLSLDADELQERFIRASGPGGQNVNKVSTAVELRFDVRRSPSLPPYIKANLRRQAAHLMTQDGELVMQVQTHRTQARNREEAVERLVSLIEKAAYRPKRRIATKPSKASKKRRMDSKTKRGAIKKLRSSKNYD
- the rsmI gene encoding 16S rRNA (cytidine(1402)-2'-O)-methyltransferase — translated: MNETDKNAHADDADGSSLAVLKEELQGAGDTARRDFILLGAKQRAPSLASALYIVATPIGNLKDMTVRALETLAGCDIIACEDTRVSRKLLTHYGIHTRLITYHEHNADKQRPYLLNALEEGKAVALISDAGTPLLSDPGYKLVADMLDAGHNVVPIPGASAMLSALVASGLPTDQIHFAGFLPQKAGARSRKLADLKNIPGTLVFYESPRRLGAVLPAMAEHLGAGRQVVIARELTKKFEEFHRGTLGDLAEHYVTADAPRGEAVVLLGPAEEKAPDDGDIDAMIINGLSEGHHIKALSGEIAQKVGAKKNDIYKRAQSLKDAMADKDKA
- a CDS encoding YifB family Mg chelatase-like AAA ATPase, with translation MVSHVQTVSFQGIAATPVDVQVHVASGLPAFTIVGLPDKAVAESRERVRAALSASGLSLPPKRITINLAPADLPKEGSHFDLPIALGLMAAIGAVPADSLDAYTVLGELALDGRLAPVVGVLPAAIAANGEERGLICPFDCGPEAAWADPDMDILAPDSLISLANHFKGSQVLSRPRASIRDPNASLIDLSDIKGQEVAKRALEVTAAGGHNMLMVGPPGSGKSMLAARLPTILPPLAPAELLDVSMIHSIAGLLPNGQLSVARPFRNPHHSASMAAMIGGGMRAKPGEVALAHNGILFLDELPEFSPQVLDSLRQPIESGEAVIARANHRVTYPARFQLIAAMNPCRCGHAGEPGYVCKRGPRCAADYQARISGPLMDRFDLRVEVPAVSATDLMLPPSKEGSAEVGARVGHARKLQKERFAAMGLETVITNAQCPASMIERICEPSGEARTLLAHAAQTMALSARGYHRVLKLARTLADLAGRDQPGSEEIAEALGYRVSTPSLVA
- a CDS encoding penicillin-binding protein activator, translating into MIGFFRSSPDAQPLLHRLIRHTISGAVIGAASLLAACNPTTLSGPGFGTGTNQPLTIAEPTGEVLGSGSVRVALLTPSSAQGVFGQTGQALRNAAAMALQDYSSADLQVIVKDVGQNTSGASQQASQALAEGAQLVIGPLRSDAVKRAGMVLKPAGVPMIAFTTDTGAAAQGVYLINFTPENDVERIISYAASRGKRSIAAMVPQTPYGNIVEASLRQNAARHGMRVMTIENYKSGSKPDPFGLQKAAEQIAKVKDQIDTIFIPEGDAAVSATQLLAGQGVRNKSVTFLGTGQWDQPAIAREPMLTGAWYPAAPKVLRNLDGRTIGFESFANRYAAQFGSQPPRVASLAYDSVILAAALVAQSGDRRFSPQTLTDPNGFIGFGDGFFRFRADGTSQRGLAIMEISDGNARIIDEAPMSAAGLPH
- the gshB gene encoding glutathione synthase, whose protein sequence is MAQSRTLKVAFQMDHIKGINIAGDSTFAMMLEAQKRGYEIFHYTVDSMAMENGEVFAAVEPVEVRDEAGSHFTLGDAVRTNLAEFDVIHMRQDPPFDLNYISATHMLERIHPKTLVVNDPANVRNAPEKIFVTQFPDLMPPTIITRSEDELRAFKEKHGDIVMKPLYGHGGAAVFRLGKEDQNFGSLVALFGDIFREPWVAQKFLPDVKAGDKRILLVDGKAAGAVNRIPADDDLRSNMVRGGAAAKTELTDREKEICDRIGPALKEMGFILVGIDVIGGYLTEINVTSPTGIRSIQNLSGIDVAAMVWDAIEAKRA
- a CDS encoding FAD-dependent oxidoreductase, whose product is MGEQIKADICVIGAGSGGLTVAAAAAAFGEQVVLLEKGQMGGDCLNTGCVPSKALIASAHHADSMRKANLFGISSIEPRVDFQAVHDHIHSVIGAIAPNDSVERFEGLGVRVIQQAGHFSDLRTVVTADGMYEIKARAFVIATGSSAAIPPIEGMDRVSYLTNETIFSLTERPKHLVIIGGGPIGVELAQAHRRLGAEVTILEAYGILSREDPELSCVVIDQLKREGITLNEGVTIERIEPAEDREATPHGGTIHFSRSSEAGAKSGSDFVEATHILVATGRRANVTGLGLEAAGIRHDERGIQVKPTMKTSNRRVYAIGDVAGGMQFTHVAGYHAGLVVRNILFKLGAKENPHIVPRVTFTAPELAHVGYGEKEARQKFRQVRVLRWPFAENDRAQTERETAGFIKVITNKKGVVLGASVVGKNAGEIINMWSLIVSQKMNIKAITGYVSPYPTLSEVGRRAAISAYADLPSKPGIRKIISLLKFLG
- a CDS encoding YraN family protein; the encoded protein is MTGLQPLRPKRKAGKAQHRKESYERGVRVERWAGWIMRAKGYEIIKRRYKAQGGEIDLICRKDDLIVFLEVKYRDRLDDALYAITPRNQSRIVAAASAYIAQFEDQSVGSYRFDIMAFAKGSGPVPRWSHLEAAFEAF